One Phaseolus vulgaris cultivar G19833 chromosome 11, P. vulgaris v2.0, whole genome shotgun sequence genomic window carries:
- the LOC137820315 gene encoding uncharacterized protein gives MEKEEKKKTKGSIKDNMPTVWFSLKKSLHCKSEPSDVHDPKTRKHLSTILTKRAGRSGCSRSIANLKDVIHGSKRHLDKPPSCSPRSIGSSEFLNPITHEVILSNSRCELKITGYGGFQEGVGSGGSNAGGGSGGSTFVGTLRPGTPGPGGHPTMHYFNPSFRTSSTPPRKSPFLLSDKEGSGPPGLQPSTRLSHETDSNGSSTVTCHKCGEQFNKWDAAEAHHLSKHAVTELVEGDSSRKIVEIICRTSWLKSENQCGRIERVLKVHNMQKTLARFEEYREMVKIKASKLQKKHPRCLADGNELLRFYGTTVACSLGLNGSSSLCLSEKCCVCRIIRNGFSAKKELKGGIGVFTTSTSGRAFESIEIFDDEPSLRKALIVCRVIAGRVHRPLENIQEMAAQTGFDSLAGKVGLYSNIEELYLLNPRALLPCFVVICKP, from the exons ATGGAgaaggaagaaaagaagaagacaaagGGAAGCATTAAGGATAATATGCCAACAGTTTGGTTCTCTCTGAAGAAGTCTTTACACTGCAAATCTGAACCATCTGATGTTCATGACCCCAAAACAAGGAAGCACTTGAGCACAATCTTGACCAAGAGAGCAGGGAGGTCAGGGTGTTCTAGGTCCATAGCAAATCTCAAGGATGTTATCCATGGAAGCAAGAGGCATCTTGATAAGCCACCAAGTTGCAGTCCAAGATCCATAGGGAGCAGTGAGTTCCTCAACCCCATAACTCATGAGGTGATTTTAAGCAACTCAAGGTGTGAGCTGAAGATAACTGGGTATGGAGGCTTCCAAGAAGGGGTTGGCAGTGGTGGCAGCAATGCTGGTGGAGGTAGTGGTGGTTCAACTTTTGTGGGGACTTTGAGGCCAGGGACTCCTGGCCCTGGAGGGCACCCTACAATGCACTACTTTAATCCTTCTTTTAGGACCTCATCCACTCCTCCAAGGAAATCTCCTTTCCTCTTATCAGATAAAGAAGGGTCTGGTCCTCCTGGGCTTCAACCTAGCACTAGGTTGTCTCATGAGACAGATTCTAACGGGTCTTCAACTGTCACTTGCCACAAATGTGGAGAGCAATTCAACAAATGGGATGCTGCTGAAGCTCATCATCTGTCTAAGCATGCTG TGACTGAACTTGTGGAAGGAGATTCATCAAGGAAAATAGTGGAGATCATATGCAGGACTAGCTGGCTAAAGTCTGAAAACCAGTGTGGTAGAATTGAACGAGTTTTGAAGGTGCACAACATGCAAAAGACTCTTGCAAGATTTGAAGAGTACAGGGAGATGGTGAAGATCAAAGCCAGCAAGCTCCAGAAGAAGCATCCAAGATGTCTGGCTGATGGAAATGAGCTTTTGAGGTTTTATGGCACTACTGTGGCATGCTCTCTAGGCCTTAATGGCTCTTCTAGTCTCTGCCTATCAGAAAAGTGCTGTGTTTGCAGAATCATAAGGAATGGCTTTTCAGCAAAGAAAGAGCTCAAGGGTGGCATTGGAGTCTTCACAACATCCACAAGTGGAAGGGCTTTTGAGTCCATAGAGATTTTTGACGATGAACCATCACTGAGAAAAGCACTCATAGTGTGCAGAGTAATTGCTGGCAGGGTTCACAGGCCACTAGAAAACATTCAGGAAATGGCAGCACAAACAGGATTTGATTCATTGGCTGGGAAAGTTGGTCTATATTCAAACATTGAGGAGCTTTACTTGCTCAATCCTAGAGCTCTTCTTCCTTGCTTTGTGGTGATTTGCAAACCTTGA
- the LOC137830530 gene encoding putative anthocyanidin reductase isoform X1, producing the protein MEEVLKMVKNKGEVAPRAKYCVTGSTGYIGSWLVEALLQKGCTVHATVRDPAKSLHLLSLWKGGGDQLRFFQADLNEEGSFDEAVKGCVGVFHVAASMEFNVSEKENNESFVQENIIGPAIRGTINLLKSCLKSNSVKRVVFTSSISTITARDSSGNWKPMVDESCQIQPDNVVNIQASGWVYALSKLLTEDAAFQFAKDNGIDLVSIVTSTVAGPFFTANVPTSVKVLLSPLTGETEYFRILSAVNARMGSIALVHIEDICRAHMFLMEHAKAEGRYICSSQSCTLSNLSTLLSKVYSCSNICMKTEKLYDKVLSQISSKKLQDLGFSYNHGLEDIIYQTITCCLDYSYLPPV; encoded by the exons ATGGAGGAAGTGCTGAAGATGGTGAAAAACAAAGGAGAAGTTGCTCCTAGAGCCAAATACTGTGTCACAGGTTCCACAGGGTATATTGGCTCATGGTTAGTGGAAGCTCTTCTTCAAAAGGGTTGCACAGTTCATGCCACTGTTAGAGATCCTG CAAAGTCACTGCATCTTCTGTCTCTGTGGAAGGGTGGTGGTGACCAATTGAGATTCTTCCAAGCGGATTTGAATGAAGAAGGAAGCTTCGATGAAGCTGTAAAAGGGTGTGTTGGTGTGTTCCATGTTGCTGCTTCAATGGAATTCAATGTTAGTGAGAAAGAAAACAATG AGTCTTTTGTGCAAGAAAACATAATTGGCCCTGCTATCAGAGGAACCATAAACCTTCTCAAGTCTTGTTTGAAATCCAATTCTGTGAAAAGGGTTGTCTTCACATCTTCCATTAGTACCATCACTGCCAGAGATAGCAGTGGAAACTGGAAACCTATGGTGGATGAATCTTGCCAAATTCAACCTGACAATGTGGTGAATATACAAGCAAGTGGATGG GTTTATGCACTTTCAAAGCTTCTCACAGAAGATGCAGCATTTCAATTTGCAAAAGATAACGGTATTGATCTTGTGTCAATAGTCACAAGCACTGTTGCAGGCCCATTCTTCACTGCTAATGTACCAACAAGTGTTAAAGTTCTACTGTCCCCTCTAACAG GTGAAACTGAGTACTTCAGGATATTATCTGCTGTAAATGCAAGAATGGGGTCAATTGCTTTAGTTCACATTGAAGATATATGTAGGGCTCACATGTTCCTAATGGAGCATGCTAAAGCAGAAGGCCGATACATATGCAGCAGCCAAAGTTGTACACTGTCTAACTTGTCTACTCTTCTTTCCAAAGTCTATTCATGTTCTAATATCTGCATGAAGACTGAAAAGCTTTATGACAAAGTTCTCTCTCAGATCTCATCAAAGAAGCTACAAGATTTGGGGTTCAGTTACAACCATGGTCTTGAAGATATAATTTATCAAACAATTACATGTTGCTTAGACTACAGTTATTTACCTCCTGTTTAG
- the LOC137830530 gene encoding putative anthocyanidin reductase isoform X2: MPLLEILSLHLLSLWKGGGDQLRFFQADLNEEGSFDEAVKGCVGVFHVAASMEFNVSEKENNESFVQENIIGPAIRGTINLLKSCLKSNSVKRVVFTSSISTITARDSSGNWKPMVDESCQIQPDNVVNIQASGWVYALSKLLTEDAAFQFAKDNGIDLVSIVTSTVAGPFFTANVPTSVKVLLSPLTGETEYFRILSAVNARMGSIALVHIEDICRAHMFLMEHAKAEGRYICSSQSCTLSNLSTLLSKVYSCSNICMKTEKLYDKVLSQISSKKLQDLGFSYNHGLEDIIYQTITCCLDYSYLPPV; encoded by the exons ATGCCACTGTTAGAGATCCTG TCACTGCATCTTCTGTCTCTGTGGAAGGGTGGTGGTGACCAATTGAGATTCTTCCAAGCGGATTTGAATGAAGAAGGAAGCTTCGATGAAGCTGTAAAAGGGTGTGTTGGTGTGTTCCATGTTGCTGCTTCAATGGAATTCAATGTTAGTGAGAAAGAAAACAATG AGTCTTTTGTGCAAGAAAACATAATTGGCCCTGCTATCAGAGGAACCATAAACCTTCTCAAGTCTTGTTTGAAATCCAATTCTGTGAAAAGGGTTGTCTTCACATCTTCCATTAGTACCATCACTGCCAGAGATAGCAGTGGAAACTGGAAACCTATGGTGGATGAATCTTGCCAAATTCAACCTGACAATGTGGTGAATATACAAGCAAGTGGATGG GTTTATGCACTTTCAAAGCTTCTCACAGAAGATGCAGCATTTCAATTTGCAAAAGATAACGGTATTGATCTTGTGTCAATAGTCACAAGCACTGTTGCAGGCCCATTCTTCACTGCTAATGTACCAACAAGTGTTAAAGTTCTACTGTCCCCTCTAACAG GTGAAACTGAGTACTTCAGGATATTATCTGCTGTAAATGCAAGAATGGGGTCAATTGCTTTAGTTCACATTGAAGATATATGTAGGGCTCACATGTTCCTAATGGAGCATGCTAAAGCAGAAGGCCGATACATATGCAGCAGCCAAAGTTGTACACTGTCTAACTTGTCTACTCTTCTTTCCAAAGTCTATTCATGTTCTAATATCTGCATGAAGACTGAAAAGCTTTATGACAAAGTTCTCTCTCAGATCTCATCAAAGAAGCTACAAGATTTGGGGTTCAGTTACAACCATGGTCTTGAAGATATAATTTATCAAACAATTACATGTTGCTTAGACTACAGTTATTTACCTCCTGTTTAG